The following proteins are co-located in the Leptospira sp. GIMC2001 genome:
- a CDS encoding SDR family NAD(P)-dependent oxidoreductase: MRIDYWKGKTVIITGASSGIGEAIYHRLDGVVSKIYLVSRKPGKLLSNSSTSTIIPIVCDLSKQDDVEKVISKVSKLEKNSGIDVLFNNAGITAHGRFDSTEMSVFRKTFETNFFGPLRLAQGLMPLILYKKGAVVSTSTVSGLYGVPGRAAYSSSKAALHSAMEAMRIEMMKTGVRSIIVCPPYTRTNLRTSGLDSSGKRLSEEQAEGKIKTADEVALAIINSVENPNSRLVTFDKSGFAMKLLRLFSPRLLESIMYKKLYKDFSN; this comes from the coding sequence ATGAGAATTGATTATTGGAAAGGTAAGACTGTCATCATCACCGGTGCATCGAGTGGGATCGGGGAAGCAATCTATCATAGATTGGATGGAGTTGTTTCAAAAATTTATTTAGTATCAAGAAAGCCAGGTAAGCTACTTTCTAATTCTTCTACATCAACGATCATTCCGATAGTTTGCGATCTCTCCAAGCAAGATGATGTCGAAAAAGTTATATCAAAAGTTTCCAAATTAGAAAAAAACTCAGGAATAGATGTTCTATTCAATAACGCAGGAATCACTGCTCACGGAAGATTTGATTCAACAGAAATGTCTGTTTTTCGTAAGACATTTGAGACGAATTTTTTTGGTCCACTTCGTTTAGCTCAAGGTTTAATGCCATTGATTTTATATAAAAAAGGTGCAGTCGTGTCTACGTCTACTGTGTCCGGATTGTATGGAGTTCCTGGACGTGCGGCTTATTCGTCATCTAAAGCCGCATTGCATTCTGCAATGGAAGCTATGAGAATAGAAATGATGAAGACTGGAGTTCGATCTATAATTGTATGTCCTCCCTACACACGAACCAATCTCCGAACATCGGGCTTGGATTCAAGTGGCAAACGATTGTCTGAAGAGCAGGCAGAAGGTAAAATCAAAACTGCAGATGAAGTTGCTTTAGCAATTATTAATTCTGTAGAAAATCCAAATTCTAGATTGGTAACCTTTGATAAATCGGGATTTGCAATGAAGCTGCTACGATTGTTTTCTCCAAGATTACTTGAATCGATTATGTATAAAAAATTATACAAAGATTTTAGTAATTAA
- a CDS encoding 7TM-DISM domain-containing protein gives MATIHANPNESHECNYNKSIFKYSIILKSGNNIIITECLQYFIDQNEEYSISNIQNESIPWISSNRPVFDLGFQSHPIWIRTNIQNLSPVNKFYFLLPFNRLNYVDFYIIKNNKTEKISMGSERIFPEDRLVSFPYLELDLVHSEKVDLFIQINTDTHIGLPIQIMGELEFGKFVSSRESANLFFLCITIVYILYQLIFNIYLSWKLRVFLVLSLFFGFFYPFALINEGFRILLPETPAFRRELVYLSVNLFGIFFSLYIKDFLKFYVLEEKYAAVGNLITIVLILCIPISFTEISNLYITNIYIIVLLTMYSYMIFGIAMNIRYKRYWVVIFGSGWVVVYIFLILQYLMYNRVIPFNTILYSGFHIGFMIEFILIGFASYYRHLSSQKERSNLLSKLKELEVENNIINNNGVQEIPSTIESAIPNQQELIDGKNVNYSLSYNKRTSKIDIHQIMKDIIYLLENEKPYLDEKFSIYNLANSLGLRTDQLSAVINKELQTNFWNLITEYRIAEAKKLIQKNPNTNLLRVAYDSGFGSRSAFNRAFQSLEEMSPSEYAKTLLLKV, from the coding sequence TTGGCTACAATTCATGCAAATCCCAATGAGTCTCATGAATGCAATTATAATAAATCAATATTTAAATATTCCATAATTTTAAAATCTGGTAATAATATTATTATTACTGAATGCTTGCAATATTTTATTGATCAGAATGAAGAGTATTCTATCTCAAACATACAAAATGAATCTATTCCTTGGATCTCGTCCAACCGTCCAGTTTTCGATTTAGGATTTCAATCTCATCCAATCTGGATAAGAACAAATATCCAAAACTTAAGCCCTGTCAATAAATTCTATTTCCTATTACCTTTCAATCGATTGAATTACGTGGACTTCTATATAATTAAAAATAATAAAACCGAAAAAATATCTATGGGATCAGAGAGAATTTTTCCTGAAGATAGATTGGTTTCATTTCCCTATCTCGAACTAGATCTAGTTCATAGTGAAAAAGTTGATCTATTTATTCAAATTAATACTGATACTCATATCGGACTGCCAATACAAATAATGGGTGAGTTAGAATTTGGGAAATTTGTTTCAAGCAGAGAGTCTGCAAATTTATTTTTTTTATGCATAACAATTGTTTACATTTTGTATCAATTAATATTCAATATTTATCTTAGTTGGAAATTACGAGTCTTTTTAGTTCTATCTTTATTTTTTGGATTCTTTTATCCATTTGCACTTATTAACGAAGGATTCAGAATACTTCTACCGGAAACGCCAGCTTTCCGAAGAGAGTTGGTGTATTTAAGTGTCAATTTATTCGGAATTTTTTTCTCACTGTATATAAAGGATTTTCTAAAATTTTATGTGCTAGAAGAAAAATACGCTGCTGTTGGCAATTTGATAACAATCGTTCTTATCTTATGTATCCCAATTTCTTTTACAGAAATATCCAATCTTTATATTACAAATATTTATATAATCGTTCTACTAACGATGTACAGTTACATGATATTCGGAATTGCTATGAATATTCGATACAAAAGATATTGGGTCGTAATTTTCGGTTCCGGATGGGTGGTCGTTTACATATTTCTAATACTCCAATATTTAATGTACAATCGAGTTATTCCTTTTAATACTATATTATACAGTGGTTTCCATATTGGTTTTATGATTGAATTTATACTGATAGGATTTGCGTCCTATTATCGACATTTGAGTTCACAAAAGGAAAGATCAAACCTGCTTTCAAAATTGAAGGAATTGGAAGTTGAGAACAATATAATAAATAATAACGGAGTTCAAGAAATTCCGTCTACTATTGAAAGTGCAATACCGAATCAACAAGAATTAATTGATGGAAAAAATGTTAATTATAGTCTTTCTTATAACAAAAGAACAAGCAAAATCGATATCCACCAGATAATGAAAGATATTATCTATCTACTGGAAAATGAAAAGCCGTATTTGGATGAGAAATTTTCAATTTATAATCTCGCGAATTCGCTTGGACTACGAACAGACCAATTATCAGCTGTTATAAATAAGGAACTCCAAACAAATTTTTGGAACTTGATCACAGAATATCGCATAGCTGAAGCAAAGAAGCTGATTCAAAAAAATCCTAACACAAATCTTCTACGCGTAGCATATGATTCTGGTTTTGGATCAAGATCAGCCTTCAATAGAGCTTTTCAATCACTAGAAGAAATGTCTCCTAGTGAATATGCTAAAACTTTACTATTAAAGGTCTGA